The following proteins are co-located in the Telopea speciosissima isolate NSW1024214 ecotype Mountain lineage chromosome 9, Tspe_v1, whole genome shotgun sequence genome:
- the LOC122640385 gene encoding septum-promoting GTP-binding protein 1-like, protein MTQIRRKILHLDLQLQWNIFHRVTFFRKFFRFVWDRVLAFYPRKSFKYRELPRNASSISPATIEIELPSGDPTSTSRDFDMDSESVTLKISLLGDCHIGKTSFIIKYVGDEQEQSCLQMSGLNLMDKVFLVKGAKIAFSIWDVGGDHASLNHVPIACKDAAAILIMFDLTSRCTLNSALGWYHQARKWNQTAIPILIGTKFDDFVHLPLDMQWAIVTQAREYAQAMKATLFFSSATHNINVNKIFKFITAKLFNLPWTVERNLNIGEPIIDF, encoded by the exons ATGACTCAGATTCGCCGTAAAATCCTTCACCTGGACCTGCAACTACAATGGAACATCTTCCATCGGGTCACCTTCTTCCGCAAATTCTTTCGCTTCGTTTGGGATCGTGTTCTTGCCTTCTACCCCAGGAAATCCTTCAAGTACAGGGAGTTACCACGTAACGCTTCTTCCATCTCTCCGGCAACAATCGAGATCGAATTACCTTCCGGAGATCCCACATCCACCTCCAGGGATTTCGATATGGATTCCGAATCGGTGACTTTGAAGATCAGTCTCTTGGGTGATTGTCACATTGGCAAAACCAGTTTTATT ATTAAGTATGTAGGAGATGAGCAAGAACAGAGTTGCTTGCAGATGTCAGGATTGAATTTGATGGATAAAGTATTCTTAGTTAAAGGTGCAAAAATTGCTTTTAGTATTTGGGATGTTGGAGGTGATCATGCGTCTCTTAATCACGTTCCCATCGCCTGTAAAGATGCCGCAGCCATTTTGATCATGTTCGATCTCACAAGTCGATGTACACTTAACAG CGCTCTCGGGTGGTATCATCAAGCCAGGAAGTGGAATCAG aCGGCGATTCCGATATTAATCGGGACCAAGTTTGATGATTTCGTTCATCTTCCTCTAGATATGCAATGGGCAATCGTGACCCAG GCAAGAGAGTACGCACAAGCCATGAAAGCAACATTATTCTTCTCGAGTGCGACACACAATATCAATGTGAACAAGatcttcaaattcatcactGCCAAGCTTTTCAACTTGCCATGGACAGTGGAGAGGAATCTAAACATTGGAGAACCCATTATCGACTTCTGA
- the LOC122640384 gene encoding RNA pseudouridine synthase 6, chloroplastic, producing the protein MAFGALSFSSVITGSFIASTCRSTRGSIGIVCTLAASHVLKNRFKSSFANCAGDSSNGALVCLASGTDVGAVISSSAVNSYPKYNRLLPCPLQNGPPRVEHLVVSEGGPVLEYISNALDLPHLFVADLIHFGAVYYALVCPVPPPSATPEQIKLFKEVTAPSVLKRRQSIKGKTVREAQKTFRIAHPNEFVEAGTYLRVHIHPKRFPRCYEIDWRSRIIAVAESYVVLDKPAGTSVGGTTDNIEESCATFASRALGLTTPLKTTHQIDNCTEGCVVFARTKEYCSVFHGKIREKKVKKLYRALAAAPVSVGIITHYMRPVNIAPRLISEDYVKGWYLCQLEVLDCKEVPWPNAIIEEKYSVDDCGWPSKDVAYECKINLLTGKTHQVRAQLAACGAPIVGDSMYMPAAIAEKANPGINPFGKCKKEYTDENDRVKDVEEWIAQHGKEPSIAIGLQACQISWDDGEHHYEAGSPWWR; encoded by the exons ATGGCGTTTGGCGCACTGAGTTTCTCTTCCGTCATCACCGGCAGCTTCATTGCTTCGACTTGCAGGAGTACTAGGGGCTCCATTGGTATCGTCTGCACATTAGCTGCTTCCCATGTTCTCAAGAACCGCTTTAAGAGCAGCTTTGCTAATTGTGCTGGGGATTCTAGCAACGGCGCACTAGTCTGTCTCGCTTCTGGAACAGATGTTGGCGCCGTAATCAGTAGCTCTGCGGTTAACAG CTACCCCAAATACAATCGTTTACTTCCGTGCCCATTGCAAAATGGGCCACCAAGAGTAGAACACCTAGTTGTTTCAGAAGGAGGGCCTGTTCTTGAGTATATTAGTAATGCTTTGGATCTTCCTCACTT GTTCGTTGCAGATCTTATCCATTTTGGAGCAGTGTACTATGCATTAGTGTGTCCAGTGCCACCTCCAAGTGCGACACCTGAGCAAATTAAGTTGTTTAAAGAAGTGACTGCACCATCAGTTTTGAAAAGAAGACAGTCCATTAAAGGAAAGACTGTGCGGGAAGCACAGAAGACTTTCCGGATAGCCCATCCTAATGAGTTTGTTGAAGCTGGAACATACTTACGAGTGCACATACACCCAAAACGCTTCCCAAG GTGTTATGAAATTGATTGGAGATCAAGAATTATAGCCGTGGCTGAATCCTATGTAGTTCTGGACAAACCTGCTGGTACATCA GTGGGAGGAACAACAGATAACATTGAAGAAAGCTGCGCGACTTTTGCCAGTCGTGCTTTGGGATTAACTACTCCTTTGAAGACCACCCATCAGATTGATAATTGCACTGAGGGCTG TGTTGTGTTCGCTAGGACCAAAGAGTACTGCTCGGTCTTTCATGGCAAGATCAGG gagaaaaaagtgaaaaagcTTTATCGTGCTCTTGCTGCTGCACCTGTGTCCGTTGGAATAATTACCCACTATATGCGCCCAGTTAATATTGCTCCAAGACTTATTTCAGAAG ATTATGTGAAAGGATGGTATTTGTGCCAGCTTGAGGTGTTGGACTGCAAGGAAGTCCCCTGGCCAAATGCCATCATCGAAGAGAAGTATTCTGTTGATGATTGTGGATGGCCTTCAAAGGATGTTGCTTATGAATGTAAAATCAATCTCTTGACAGGGAAAACTCACCAG GTCCGAGCACAGTTGGCTGCCTGTGGAGCACCTATAGTCGGTGATTCAATGTACATGCCTGCTGCAATTGCAGAGAAGGCCAACCCTGGAATTAACCCATTTGGTAAATGTAAGAAAGAGTATACAGATGAGAATGATAGAGTAAAGGACGTTGAAGAGTGGATTGCACAGCATGGGAAGGAACCAAGCATTGCTATTGGTCTCCAAGCATGTCAGATCTCATGGGACGATGGAGAGCATCATTATGAGGCCGGATCTCCATGGTGGAGATGA
- the LOC122640599 gene encoding uncharacterized protein LOC122640599 — translation MSSRPVPRRESPWGLPEGDNRQPQAHRCNDRAEDVIQACFEGNPFKTVPGPFKLFWQCMRSKPGEEPTDPFYYLELDPPKREEIKLE, via the exons atgagttcGAGACCGGTGCCAAGGAGAGAGAGCCCATGGGGATTGCCAGAGGGAGACAATCGTCAACCTCAGGCACATAGGTGTAATGATCGAGCTGAGGATGTAATTCAG GCTTGCTTTGAAGGAAATCCATTTAAAACAGTTCCAGGTCCTTTCAAGCTCTTCTGGCAATGCATGCGCTCTAAACCAGG GGAGGAGCCCACAGATCCATTTTACTATTTGGAGCTGGATCccccaaaaagagaagaaatcaaacTTGAGTAA
- the LOC122639502 gene encoding sigma intracellular receptor 2-like → MGLCKLVDAILFLFFLVIAVVVPLLDSQTCLPMHLFPDFLIDLSSWYAREYGDYLIVEKPDFFVALVWLELILQWPLSIANLYAILSRKSWFSKTCLIYGVSSTTSMVAILGEMIGSRKASDKLIMMYSPFLGFAVLAVLRGLVPSGGRSRKPTSTNATMARKKRA, encoded by the exons ATGGGGTTGTGCAAGCTAGTGGATGCgattcttttcctcttcttcctggTTATAGCGGTGGTAGTTCCGCTTCTGGACTCCCAGACTTGTTTACCAATGCACCTGTTTCCAGATTTCCTCATCGACCTCAGTTCCTGGTACGCCCGTGAGTATGGAGATTACCTCATCGTTGAAAAGCCTGATTTCTTTGTTGCGCTTGTCTGGCTTGAGCTCATCCTCCAATGGCCCCTTTCCATTGCCAACCTTTACGCCATTCTCTCCAGGAAGTCCTGGTTCAGCAAGACTTGCTTGATCTACGGTGTCTCCAGTACCACTTCCATG GTTGCGATTTTAGGGGAAATGATTGGTTCGCGCAAGGCATCGGACAAGCTTATCATGATGTATTCTCCGTTCTTGGGTTTTGCTGTCCTTGCGGTTCTGCGTGGGCTGGTGCCAAGCGGGGGCAGGAGCAGGAAACCTACTTCAACTAATGCCACAATGGCTAGGAAAAAGAGGGCTTGA